tttatctcAAATTGAAAGATGGTGTAACCACAGTTAAAACAAATAGAATTAATgatttgtaatattaaagttaGAGGCgaatacaaaaaaagtgttatttagtgatgttggaaaaaatattatttatgtagacATAGTTGAGAAACTTGCAATATAAAGTTCTTGATGTTATCTATCCTACCTGCGCTCTAAACTGGATATTTCACCACAACACAAGCCCTCCATTGCACCGCAATAAATCAGCGAGAGCCGCAGAGCTGGAGAGTGGAGAGCCTCTCATCTGATTTATTGACCTTGTTTACTGAGAGATTAAACCAGTCACGTGATACAACAACAGCTCTGATGTTTAGTCAACACCTGTGTTCCTGCACTCGTCATTCCTTTTATCAATTGAACAAATCGCAAGGTATGGCATACAGAATGTAAcagttaaatatacatacattaatcCAAACGAAGGGATACAGTAGTCCGCATCTGGGTAAATATGTCAATATCCCTCATTGTATACAAAAAGATACTATTGCGgataaaactacaaatttaaaaatttagaaaataacccatataacatttaaattaaaaaaaaaaacaatatttggcTTTTTGACAATTTGATCCTACCATGACACGTGTAATCTGTgtctttgtatttcttttttttatacgACGAAATAATTCAATTCATACATTATATAACTCGGAACTGAGTGAATTTTTGGCCACGAAcaaggtttttaagttttttgttgttaatCAGATTCAGAAATGTATAGTAAGTTATTTAAAGgctataatatttaaagaagctCATTGTCTTCTTTCTAACAGCCCTATTTTTAGAAACCATATTTGTTTTTGACAATTTGGGACAACCATCACACTTGTAAGCTGtttctttgtaatatatatatatatatatatatatatatatatatatatgatgaaatatttcaattcataTATTATATCGCTTGGAACTACCAATAAAAACTGAATGATTATATTTCCTTATAGAAGACATTTTTGCCCatgaacaagtttttaaatttttgttgttaatcAGATTCTTAAATTTTGATGAAGTTATTTAGACTGTAATATTTAAAGACGCTGATTGTATTTTTGCTTGAGTAACTTTCTCGTAGAGAGCGTTCCTATCAATGTCAAGACTCTGTAAGAAGTAGTAAGACAATTTGTTAGAGTAGGACATTTTCTTACTAATTCCATATTAGATATATTATGAGAATTCCAGTCAAATGATTGAATGCATATATGGGTGGATACCATTTATTATGGAAGAAAAAGGTGGTTCATGTTGTCTAGGTTTTTAGAACATTATATAGAGTATTGTTGTAAGCCATAAAACATTGCAGAGGACCAAATTAAATAGATATTAGAACCATAGCCATTTAATTGGCTTAAGAAATATTACGGTGAGATCAAGGTTTATTCACAGTTTACCTGATATAACACCCAACTTCGAATGTAAAACATTTGGACCACTAATCAAAACTAGGTAACGAAAGCGTTGTGTTTGCTTGCAGAAGAAGataaaagtataacaaaatcACTGTTACTTTCTGTGATTATTCGATAATCTTCTCATGCCCAGACTGCTTCACACTAATCATACAATGAATACTAAAGTTATACTGTGAGAGTTATCTTTGATAGTACACAACTGAAAGgataagtttttttgttaatgttatggAAGATGTAtccatgttattttatattacatcattaacgattacttttgtaaaacaatgttaCGCTTAATTGAGAGGttttgttattaaacatattacaaatagttattatgtttatatttaataattgacaTAAGTATTTTCAAACGGAAATGGCATTAAAAGTTTTCGTAATTCACATTAATCTTGCAGTATAAAAgacgtattttaaattaattatgttgttcGGCACATGTTTTAGTTGTTGAAGCAGTAAGTAGTATAccttccaaaacattttttttttttaataaacaacgaataaagtacaaaataacaatttatacaggaggatgtttttaACATACGTAGAGATGTTAGGGGAGGCAAGGAAATGAGAAAGTGGCtaataatctttgtaaaatttaatatatatgaagGCAATGTCCACTTCATGATTGATAGGTGGAACACTGTAGGGTAGtgcatgtattatttatttatcagagttgtaaaaaaataacattaaataaaataaaatagatatagaTTGTTTTGGTAgtaaaatttatgtacaataaatacataatagaTACTAAAAAgtcttaattattaataaaaactagctGATAGAAAAACTATAGTTTATACGTGAAACCTGACATGTACATATAACTCAGATTTCTGTAGTCAACACAAGTTTTACATCCGATATCCGTCAAGGCACGCTGCCCTGATTAAAAATGGATTGCTTTGTCTCTATTTTTAACCAGATGTGTtacaatgtttttgaaatataaaataaaatttagttttagtttcataAGATTTTGTGTGGTGGGTGATTGACACCGTGTGGGCCTTGATGAATGTGGTTTAATGTTCCGGGAGTGATGGCGGGTCCAGGCGCGGGGGCAGCTACGACGGTGGGGGTGGCGTGCTCGATAAGCAGGGGTTTGGGTGGCGGCACGGGACAGTCCACCTCGGGCACGGGATCAGCACAGAACTCGGCGAAGACTCTAGCGGGCGCCGCCGTGGCCTGTGCCATGTAGAAGGGGGCGACGGTGACTACGGCTCCCACTGTCGGTAGACGTCTGCGCCGCAATTGCAGCTGAGTGACCGTGTACTTGCCGTGACTAGCCAGTATCCTCTGTGAGGGGGACGTGGTCAACTCGTTGTTGCGGCCGCAGTCCACGTCTGGTGCGTCCGTTCCCACCGCGTACACGTTACAATGCCTGCCGAGATAATCAGCCAGATCTGATAAACAAGAAAACTATATAAGGGAAGTACAACTAGCGGCGTTCCTTATTGCCTTGACcacaaatttaattacttataggGGAACATTTTGAGTCTCTGCTATAAACGAaacgaagaaaaaaaatacaacagtacttaattgtttgttatcagttaccacttcagagaaaagaaataaatttagaaataatgggattttttacttcaatttacAAAAGTCTAGTGTAGGATATTTAAAGATTGTTGTATGATCGGTTTGAAACATTGAGTATACAATTGATTaccttgaaaataataaattttattatatggtcTGTTGGTATTATAGGAATTGGTATCTATTCCTCCCTTCTAGTAGGCTTTTTAAAACCTGCGTTaggtattttaattagtaaagtaGCTGTAGCAATTTAGATTTACTAGTTACATTGTAAccaatcgttaaaaataaatagaatttatatcTGTATCATATCTGCTCATTTCCGAGGCTGAACAATAACTTAAATTTACACTTTATCTTGTAGATTTCGAAGAGGAAACACCTCCATGCACTTCCTTacgattattattactattactccTTACTATATATAAGTAAAACTGGTAGATTTATGATATTTATCTTTACTATGGACACACGATGACATTGAGATTTTCCTAAATTCAAAGAAAATCAAGTAATTAAATACACTACGGTATCAATACTCCAAAACTGTACTATGGTTTTACCTGGACAGATTCCAGGATGGTTCAGCTGAGTTCCCAACCTTCCTCGCCGTCCAAAGAATCTGTCGACGTCCGGATACCTAGGAGACCAACCGAAGTCGAAAATGACAATTGACCTCGGTGGGAATGGCCCAAACACTGCTTGCCACTGTTCAACGTCCTGGACAGTGGCTTGATAGTTGTCGTCCATAGCTGCTTTCTCGGTGAGGTCGATCACACAGGCTGCAGCATTAAAAGTCTGAATACGATTCTAATGGTTACAATACGGCAGCATATACATCCTGAACTTACCTAACTAAAATTACTAGATTTACTagattatattctttatatactGATAGATGTATGAAAGTTCATGTTACGTGCTTATTGAACTTAGCTGCTAATAAAGCTACGggtatgttacaaataaattatattttcttttcacgAAGCTAGTagcagttaaaattattatatttgtgattATATCTACTCATTATTCATTGTTTCTTGACGGCAGTTTAATCAATGCAAACAAATATATAAggcaaaatatttgaattttattgattttttaattgatcCATTTACTTAATAGTTCAAAACTTGTCAATATTTTAGGTAGCAATCGAcatttattatacagtatttgCATATTATAGTTTATGATAATGTTAAGTTTAAACATGAACATATACATAGAAGTATTCATAGAAAATAAAGGATACGTCCTACGAATGTTTTCACGGTTATGGAAAGATTAGTCTCTATTAGAAATCAATATGTGTTTTGGTTTTATTGCTAATATATTATGATCTCATTTTGTGTGTTTAGTACAATAGTAAAACTTTTAGGAATGTTAATTGAACTCATTAAGcatgttattgatttttaaatatttctattcatTTTATGGGGTTTTATGAgcaactaaaaatatactaacccaatttttcaaatggaaaatgagatcatgaaaacaaaaacattgcaGTTTAACAAACATAAACTGTTGTGTACTCTTCATAAAAAATATCAGACATTAAAGTTTAGCAATTTGTAGTTTGGTAAGAAACAGCATTTTTAGGACACAAACTAATTAAACTTGAATcgaaattatgaaattattttctttcctGTGGATACCacgtttttttatcaaattaaagagTCAAAACAATGAATATATATACAGGAAAAACTACAccacagtttcaaaataaaagagTTATAATGTGATATTTTGAATTTCTATAATTGGCTGAGTTACATTGAAACCTGTCACACTAGgactgtaacaataaaaattaattctgtttgtacatatgtacaataactcaaaaatgggctaattttaacaatttaaatttccaagACGCTTATTTTCAATACAGGCAACATGGTAGAGAGTCTTTTAGGTATCCGTTATGGCAACGAGTAAAtaccacaaaaaataaatttgtaaacaaaataactacaataattagataattttacatgtggaattattattaatagatgaTACCGAAAATAGTAGACTGAAAAGTTGATCTTAAAAGTCGGTGTGAAGATTTAATTTTAGAAGACTCCAGCGATAGTGTCTCTACCTAATAACAGGAACTTCTATTTTAACACTACCGcgaaactaaactaaataaagaaTCACGTGAATGTATCATGAGGCAagaaatatcatgaaatattttatctgtagactttaacTTTACCATAAAACCTCATCTCTTTATAGATAGGAACAAGTGAGTGGTGCATGTTTAGTCCGTGAAATTTTGCTCATATTCATTGAAGTATATCACTCAGTATGCTAAAACTATTTTCCTCTTGTCTGCCATGGGGTGTGGGGGAGGGGTTTTAGACATATATTTTCTGATAATGTTTCCTCCTTATAACTGTCATCTTGTGAATTAAATGAGCTGCAgatctgaaattttgcaagcagCCTGTTGCGCTTGTTACGCGCCACCTGATGTGGCGAAGTcctactttgtattttaatgccaATACCACAAAAGACTAAAAACATATCAACttctgaataata
The Homalodisca vitripennis isolate AUS2020 chromosome 4, UT_GWSS_2.1, whole genome shotgun sequence DNA segment above includes these coding regions:
- the LOC124361437 gene encoding uncharacterized protein LOC124361437, with the translated sequence MYVFLFLITMVGLVSAADDCFYTAVDLSYRLSPFSTNYYPNFLPFEITIELVNVITDILFNEAKYIAGDEGGTKVEVPARFCDKGYKVGELCKDQLFLLPACVIDLTEKAAMDDNYQATVQDVEQWQAVFGPFPPRSIVIFDFGWSPRYPDVDRFFGRRGRLGTQLNHPGICPDLADYLGRHCNVYAVGTDAPDVDCGRNNELTTSPSQRILASHGKYTVTQLQLRRRRLPTVGAVVTVAPFYMAQATAAPARVFAEFCADPVPEVDCPVPPPKPLLIEHATPTVVAAPAPGPAITPGTLNHIHQGPHGVNHPPHKIL